The Paenibacillus uliginis N3/975 genome has a window encoding:
- the gltB gene encoding glutamate synthase large subunit gives MKHTAFPQKQGLYDPQFEKDACGMGFVAHIKGRPSHDIVSQALTMLGNMEHRGGQGSEPNSGDGAGIMMQIPHAFFVAEAQRLGFALPEQGNYGAGMLFLSHDPSVRADHEEQLAAIIAEEGQTLLGFRDVPTNDEMLGKSAKAAKPYVRQVFIGRSEDIQDDLSFERKLYVIRRRAELAIRYSDVPEGDTFYVSSLSCRKIVYKGMLTTVQVGQFFVDLQDSRVESAIALVHSRFSTNTFPSWERAHPYRFMIHNGEINTLRGNVNWMHARQSLFENKLFGSDLDKVKPVINPDGSDTGMFDNTFEFLYLSGRSLPHVAMMMVPEPWNNHESMDETKKSFYEYHSTLMEPWDGPAAMAFTDGIQIGATLDRNGLRPSRYYVTKDDLIVLSSEAGVLDIPAENVLYKDRLRPGRMLLVDTKEGRIISDEEVRASIAAELPYRDWLDEHLVNLEDLPEAKELPNPKHENVRQLQQSFGYTFEELRKVIEPMALTGAEAIASMGYDAPLAVLSDRPQRLFNYFKQMFAQVTNPPIDAIREELITSTATTIGPERNLLNPEPESCRHIQLDSPVLSNEDFAKIRHVHRPGFKSMTIPIFFIAADGAEGLRQALTGLCEAADRVIAKGHNILILSDRGVDKENAAIPSLLAVSTLHHHLIRQGTRTKVSILLESGEPREVHHFALLLGYGVSAVNPYLAFETLDDMIQEKMLRGISHEKAVKNFIKAASKGVVKVLSKMGISTIQSYRGAQIFEAVGLKSEFVDSYFTWTPSRIGGIGLDEVAAETLAHHERAFTDKDGNDKVLDSAGEYQWRNGGEEHLFNPRTIHLLQQAVRTNDYELYKQYAKLVQGESEQHLTLRSLLKIKPAGEPVPLEEVEPIENILRRFKTGAMSFGSISKEAHESLAIAMNRIGGKSNTGEGGEDPGRFVKDANGDSRRSAIKQVASGRFGVTSNYLVNADEIQIKMAQGAKPGEGGQLPGRKVYPWVAEVRGSTPGVGLISPPPHHDIYSIEDLAELIYDLKNANPRADINVKLVSEVGVGTIAAGVAKGRADIILVSGYDGGTGASPQGSIRHAGMPWELGLAETHQTLILNNLRDRVVLETDGKMLSGRDLIVAAMLGAEEYGFSTAPLVAIGCIMMRVCQMDTCPVGVATQNPELRKNFTGDPAHVVNFMTFIAQDVRELMASLGFRTIEEMVGRTDCLDAVKADDHWKKKGIDISALLHSPELPEGSSRFRTKRQNHGLEDTLDLRFLMDSAAPALESGASVQGRFPITNVDRAVGTILGSEVTRKYGAAGLPEDTIQFTFDGSAGQSFGAFVPKGMTLIVEGDSNDYIGKGLSGGKIIVKPSAKSTFVAEENIIAGNTAFYGATGGEAYVRGIAGERFAVRNSGGHIVVEGVGDHGCEYMTGGRVVVLGDTGRNFAAGMSGGIAYVYDPKGMLVNLCNLEMVLLERVEDPKEASAIFGMIQRHSIYTDSSLAQNILADWDQSLKQFVRVIPKDYKRMMLQIEKVQEQGLTGEAALLAAFEANMRELARTGGN, from the coding sequence ATGAAACATACCGCTTTCCCCCAGAAACAGGGACTCTATGATCCGCAGTTTGAGAAAGACGCCTGCGGAATGGGTTTTGTTGCTCATATTAAAGGAAGACCATCCCATGATATCGTAAGTCAGGCACTCACGATGCTCGGCAACATGGAGCACCGCGGCGGTCAAGGAAGTGAACCGAACTCAGGTGACGGCGCAGGAATTATGATGCAAATCCCGCATGCTTTTTTTGTCGCAGAGGCTCAGCGCCTTGGATTTGCGTTGCCGGAGCAGGGTAATTACGGAGCAGGCATGCTGTTCTTGTCTCATGATCCAAGCGTACGGGCTGATCACGAGGAGCAGCTTGCAGCGATTATTGCAGAGGAAGGACAGACACTGCTAGGCTTCCGTGACGTGCCGACGAACGATGAAATGCTGGGTAAATCCGCAAAGGCAGCAAAGCCTTATGTCCGCCAAGTATTTATTGGACGCAGTGAGGATATTCAGGATGATCTCAGCTTCGAACGGAAGCTTTATGTGATCCGCAGAAGAGCTGAACTTGCCATTCGTTACAGTGACGTGCCTGAAGGGGACACTTTTTATGTATCCAGTCTTTCTTGCCGCAAAATTGTATACAAAGGCATGCTGACGACAGTTCAGGTCGGACAGTTTTTTGTGGATCTGCAAGATTCACGAGTTGAATCGGCCATTGCGCTCGTCCACTCCCGTTTCAGCACGAACACATTTCCTAGCTGGGAACGTGCCCATCCGTACCGCTTCATGATTCATAATGGTGAAATCAATACCCTGCGCGGAAATGTGAACTGGATGCATGCCCGTCAGTCTCTCTTTGAGAATAAGTTGTTCGGAAGTGATCTGGACAAAGTCAAACCGGTCATCAATCCGGACGGATCCGATACGGGCATGTTTGATAATACGTTTGAGTTCCTGTACTTGAGCGGACGCTCCCTGCCACATGTTGCGATGATGATGGTACCGGAGCCATGGAACAACCACGAAAGCATGGATGAAACAAAAAAATCATTCTATGAATATCACAGCACATTGATGGAACCGTGGGACGGACCAGCAGCGATGGCGTTTACTGACGGTATTCAGATTGGTGCTACATTGGACCGCAATGGACTTCGTCCGTCACGTTACTATGTCACCAAGGACGATTTAATTGTTCTGTCTTCCGAGGCGGGCGTACTCGATATCCCTGCGGAAAATGTGCTGTATAAAGACCGTCTGCGTCCTGGACGGATGCTGCTGGTCGACACGAAGGAAGGGCGTATCATATCCGACGAAGAGGTCAGAGCGAGTATTGCTGCGGAACTGCCTTACCGGGATTGGCTAGATGAGCATCTCGTGAATTTGGAGGATCTTCCGGAAGCGAAGGAGCTGCCGAATCCGAAACACGAAAATGTGCGTCAGCTGCAACAGTCATTTGGCTACACATTCGAAGAGCTGCGTAAAGTGATTGAGCCTATGGCTCTGACGGGAGCCGAGGCGATCGCATCCATGGGATACGATGCTCCGCTTGCCGTGCTGTCGGATCGCCCACAGCGTCTGTTTAATTATTTCAAGCAGATGTTTGCCCAAGTGACGAATCCGCCGATCGATGCCATCCGTGAGGAATTGATCACATCGACGGCTACGACGATAGGACCTGAGCGGAACCTGCTGAATCCTGAGCCTGAGAGTTGCCGTCATATCCAGTTGGATTCCCCGGTGCTCTCCAACGAAGATTTTGCAAAAATCCGCCATGTGCATCGTCCGGGCTTTAAGTCCATGACCATCCCTATTTTCTTTATAGCTGCTGATGGTGCCGAGGGGCTCCGTCAAGCTTTGACGGGATTGTGTGAGGCGGCAGACCGGGTTATCGCTAAAGGGCATAACATTCTGATCCTGTCCGACCGCGGTGTAGATAAGGAAAATGCGGCGATTCCATCACTGCTCGCCGTATCAACGCTTCATCACCATCTTATCCGTCAGGGCACGCGGACGAAGGTCAGTATTTTGCTGGAATCCGGCGAGCCTCGTGAAGTGCATCATTTTGCACTCTTGCTCGGTTATGGTGTTAGTGCAGTGAATCCTTATCTGGCATTTGAAACACTGGACGATATGATTCAAGAGAAAATGCTGCGTGGCATTTCCCATGAAAAGGCTGTTAAGAATTTTATCAAGGCGGCAAGTAAAGGCGTAGTGAAAGTATTATCCAAGATGGGGATCTCCACGATCCAATCATATCGTGGCGCACAGATCTTTGAAGCGGTGGGCCTCAAATCGGAGTTTGTAGATAGCTACTTTACATGGACACCATCCCGGATCGGCGGTATTGGTTTGGATGAGGTTGCTGCCGAGACACTGGCTCATCATGAGCGTGCATTTACCGACAAGGATGGCAATGACAAGGTGCTTGATTCAGCTGGCGAATATCAATGGAGAAACGGCGGGGAAGAACATTTGTTTAACCCTAGAACGATTCATCTGCTTCAGCAGGCAGTCCGCACGAATGACTACGAATTGTATAAGCAGTACGCCAAGCTTGTGCAAGGTGAGAGTGAACAGCACTTGACCCTGCGTTCGCTGCTTAAGATCAAACCGGCAGGTGAACCTGTTCCGCTTGAGGAAGTAGAGCCGATCGAGAATATTTTGCGTCGGTTCAAAACCGGGGCGATGTCATTTGGCTCCATCAGTAAGGAAGCTCACGAAAGCCTCGCGATCGCGATGAACCGGATCGGAGGCAAGAGCAACACGGGCGAGGGCGGTGAAGACCCGGGTCGATTCGTGAAGGATGCCAACGGGGATTCGCGCCGCAGCGCTATCAAGCAGGTCGCTTCGGGCCGGTTCGGCGTAACATCGAATTATTTGGTGAACGCCGATGAGATCCAGATCAAAATGGCTCAAGGGGCTAAGCCGGGTGAAGGCGGACAGCTGCCTGGACGGAAAGTATACCCTTGGGTAGCTGAAGTCCGCGGGTCAACGCCGGGTGTCGGACTGATCTCGCCTCCTCCGCATCACGATATTTACTCCATTGAGGATTTGGCAGAGCTGATCTACGACCTGAAAAATGCGAATCCGCGTGCGGATATTAACGTCAAGCTCGTGTCTGAGGTCGGAGTCGGTACGATTGCGGCTGGTGTGGCCAAGGGACGTGCAGATATCATTCTGGTGAGTGGCTACGACGGAGGCACAGGTGCATCCCCACAAGGTTCTATCCGTCATGCAGGCATGCCGTGGGAGCTTGGACTTGCCGAAACCCATCAGACATTGATTCTGAACAACCTGCGCGACCGTGTCGTGCTGGAGACTGACGGAAAGATGTTGAGTGGCCGTGACTTGATCGTCGCTGCCATGCTGGGTGCCGAGGAGTACGGTTTCTCCACAGCCCCGCTTGTTGCGATCGGCTGCATTATGATGCGTGTATGCCAGATGGACACCTGTCCGGTTGGCGTAGCAACACAGAATCCGGAGCTACGGAAGAACTTCACCGGAGATCCGGCGCATGTCGTCAATTTTATGACCTTTATCGCCCAAGATGTTCGTGAGCTTATGGCTTCACTCGGTTTCCGTACGATTGAGGAGATGGTGGGCCGGACCGATTGTCTGGACGCGGTGAAGGCGGATGATCACTGGAAGAAGAAAGGAATCGACATTTCCGCTCTTCTACATTCTCCAGAGCTTCCTGAAGGCAGCTCCAGATTCCGCACCAAGCGTCAGAATCACGGTCTGGAGGACACGCTCGATCTGCGCTTCCTGATGGACAGTGCAGCTCCTGCGCTGGAATCAGGGGCTTCGGTTCAAGGCCGATTCCCCATTACGAATGTGGATCGCGCGGTAGGTACGATCCTGGGTAGTGAAGTGACACGTAAATACGGAGCAGCCGGACTGCCGGAGGATACGATTCAGTTCACCTTTGATGGATCAGCAGGACAGAGTTTTGGTGCGTTTGTACCCAAAGGAATGACGCTTATCGTGGAGGGGGACAGCAATGATTACATCGGAAAGGGACTTTCCGGGGGCAAGATCATTGTCAAGCCATCAGCAAAGTCGACCTTCGTAGCCGAGGAAAATATCATCGCCGGTAACACCGCATTTTACGGAGCAACGGGTGGAGAAGCCTATGTGCGTGGTATTGCAGGTGAACGTTTTGCGGTCCGTAACTCGGGCGGCCATATCGTAGTAGAGGGCGTAGGTGACCACGGCTGTGAATACATGACAGGCGGGCGGGTTGTCGTTCTTGGAGATACGGGACGTAACTTTGCAGCCGGAATGTCGGGCGGGATTGCCTATGTATATGACCCGAAGGGAATGTTGGTTAATCTCTGTAATCTGGAGATGGTCCTTCTGGAACGCGTGGAAGACCCGAAAGAAGCTTCTGCTATATTCGGTATGATCCAGCGCCATTCCATCTATACAGACAGCAGTCTGGCACAGAATATTTTGGCTGACTGGGACCAGTCGCTCAAACAATTCGTTCGTGTCATTCCGAAAGATTACAAGCGGATGATGCTGCAGATCGAGAAGGTTCAGGAACAGGGGCTGACTGGGGAAGCTGCGCTGCTTGCTGCCTTTGAAGCAAATATGCGTGAGTTGGCCCGCACAGGCGGCAATTAG
- a CDS encoding ABC transporter ATP-binding protein: MQEPLVRLMGVTKIIASKALVQDLTLDIPAGQVFGFLGPNGAGKTTTIRMMVGLMSITKGDILIGGHSIRENYEKASSQIGAIVENPEMYKFLTGYKNLVHYARMMPGISEQRIHEVVELVGLTDRIHDKVKTYSLGMRQRLGVAQALLHRPKLLILDEPTNGLDPQGIRELRDYLRKLSREEGTTVFVSSHLLSEMELMCDTVGVIQNGKLIDIRQLRTSEGERAFEETAFEVSDVPRAVQLLETFQHRVHGNRVIIRGDRNAIAEINADFVRGGVQVYGIQPITTSLEDQFLEMTGSESHD, from the coding sequence ATGCAGGAACCGCTTGTAAGGCTGATGGGTGTGACGAAAATAATCGCATCTAAGGCATTGGTCCAGGATCTTACTCTGGACATTCCCGCAGGTCAGGTATTTGGCTTTTTGGGGCCGAATGGTGCGGGGAAGACAACGACGATCCGGATGATGGTCGGTTTGATGTCGATTACGAAAGGGGATATTCTCATCGGGGGGCATAGTATCCGTGAGAACTATGAAAAGGCCTCTTCTCAAATTGGCGCAATTGTTGAGAATCCGGAAATGTATAAGTTCTTGACAGGTTATAAAAATTTGGTCCATTATGCTCGGATGATGCCCGGCATTTCAGAACAGCGTATTCACGAGGTGGTAGAGCTAGTCGGACTTACGGACCGGATTCACGATAAAGTGAAAACCTATTCCCTCGGTATGCGGCAAAGATTAGGCGTAGCACAAGCACTGCTGCATCGGCCGAAGCTGCTCATACTGGACGAGCCAACCAATGGACTTGATCCGCAGGGAATCAGGGAGCTTCGCGACTATTTACGCAAATTAAGCCGTGAAGAGGGAACAACGGTATTCGTTTCCAGCCACCTTCTGTCCGAAATGGAGCTTATGTGTGATACGGTTGGCGTCATTCAAAACGGCAAGCTGATCGATATACGGCAGCTGCGTACTTCAGAAGGAGAACGGGCATTCGAGGAAACAGCCTTCGAAGTAAGTGATGTTCCGCGAGCTGTTCAGCTGCTGGAAACCTTTCAGCACAGAGTGCACGGAAACCGGGTTATTATCCGTGGAGACCGCAATGCGATTGCTGAGATCAATGCAGACTTTGTGCGTGGCGGTGTTCAGGTGTATGGAATACAGCCAATCACCACATCGCTTGAGGATCAATTTTTGGAGATGACGGGAAGTGAAAGCCATGACTGA
- a CDS encoding YhgE/Pip domain-containing protein produces the protein MKSLSVFFKDLTSAARNPKILIPIIAVLFIPVMYSGMFLGAFWDPYGKMNELPVAVINNDQGAVYEGKTLEVGKDLVDELKKGNDFQWEFVNRGQAEEGMRNNKYYMTITIPDNFSQQATTLMDDHPEPAKLLFEPNEGYNFLAGQIGGTAVKEIQSKVSAKVTEAYTETLFEQVEKVSDGLQEAGDGATKISDGAQELDEGTLKLKENLAKMVDGTEELVAGIEPLTKGVEDLNKGASALNSGAGTLSSGLVQLQSGHKQLETGAQDARQGGAKLQAGIESSAAGSNTLSEGLQANQSGAAALKAGADRTVEGSNQLEAGLKKSLEGTAAIEQGSKGVAEGLKMLTEINPELAAIPEVQKLLATSQAVAAGSAELNAGQKQLAAGASQLKQGTTELSAGAGKLSTGAEQLSQGGKQLAAGNQQLLEGMKQLNAGQGKLSEGMKLFGTKLGEAAAGSKELASGAVALNKGTEQLAGGAGKLGSGVTTLADGSKQLDAGAGELLNGMGTLKEGSGELADKLKEAADKTGEVKTTDETVNMFAEPVKVDEHKVSEVPNYGTGFAPYFLSLGLFVGALISSIVMPIYETSVADASRMNRFVSRTLSFAGMGLIQALLAVVLVLYGLNLEVQNVPLFYLFAIITSLSYMFLVQAFVTWLDMPGRFVVIVILIFQLTTSAGTFPLELIPDWMKVLNPLLPMTYSVDGFKAVISTGDTGHMWGSAGVLGIFGGVFLILTAVYFLTNRHLKKVKSETQAPATA, from the coding sequence ATGAAATCATTATCAGTGTTTTTTAAAGATCTTACTAGTGCGGCACGGAATCCGAAAATTCTGATCCCGATTATCGCCGTTTTGTTCATCCCGGTCATGTACAGCGGCATGTTCCTCGGAGCCTTTTGGGATCCGTACGGTAAAATGAATGAACTGCCTGTAGCTGTGATCAATAACGATCAGGGTGCGGTATATGAAGGGAAGACGCTTGAGGTAGGCAAGGATTTGGTTGATGAACTGAAGAAAGGCAACGATTTTCAGTGGGAGTTCGTAAATCGTGGGCAAGCCGAAGAGGGGATGCGCAACAATAAGTATTATATGACGATTACGATCCCCGACAATTTCTCACAGCAGGCAACAACGCTAATGGATGACCATCCGGAGCCTGCAAAATTACTGTTTGAACCGAATGAGGGCTATAACTTTTTGGCAGGCCAGATCGGCGGCACTGCAGTAAAGGAAATTCAATCGAAGGTATCCGCTAAAGTAACCGAAGCCTATACGGAGACACTATTTGAGCAAGTGGAAAAAGTGTCCGATGGTCTTCAGGAAGCCGGAGACGGAGCTACAAAAATTTCCGATGGTGCTCAGGAGCTGGATGAAGGAACATTGAAGCTTAAAGAAAACCTGGCCAAAATGGTCGACGGCACGGAAGAGCTGGTAGCAGGAATCGAGCCTCTGACGAAGGGCGTTGAGGATTTAAACAAAGGGGCTAGTGCTTTGAACTCAGGTGCAGGAACCTTGTCCTCCGGTTTAGTACAGCTGCAGTCGGGACATAAGCAGCTGGAAACAGGAGCTCAAGATGCCCGTCAGGGTGGAGCGAAGCTTCAGGCGGGAATTGAATCGTCTGCGGCAGGAAGTAATACGCTGTCCGAAGGCTTGCAGGCTAACCAGAGTGGAGCTGCAGCACTGAAAGCAGGTGCTGATCGTACGGTTGAAGGCAGCAATCAGCTGGAAGCCGGACTGAAGAAATCACTGGAGGGCACAGCTGCTATTGAGCAGGGTTCTAAAGGTGTAGCTGAAGGTCTCAAAATGCTGACCGAAATCAACCCTGAACTCGCAGCTATTCCTGAAGTTCAGAAACTGCTCGCAACGAGCCAGGCAGTGGCTGCGGGAAGTGCTGAGCTGAATGCAGGGCAGAAACAGTTGGCTGCAGGAGCATCACAGCTTAAACAGGGAACTACCGAGCTCAGTGCAGGCGCAGGCAAGCTCAGCACAGGAGCAGAGCAGCTGTCACAGGGTGGCAAGCAGCTGGCTGCAGGTAATCAGCAGCTTCTCGAAGGCATGAAGCAGTTGAACGCAGGTCAAGGCAAGTTGTCTGAAGGAATGAAGCTGTTTGGCACGAAGCTGGGAGAAGCGGCTGCGGGCAGCAAAGAGCTTGCAAGTGGCGCGGTTGCTCTGAACAAAGGTACGGAGCAGCTTGCAGGAGGTGCCGGAAAACTGGGCAGTGGCGTTACTACTCTGGCAGACGGCTCTAAGCAGCTTGATGCTGGTGCTGGTGAACTGCTAAATGGAATGGGTACACTGAAAGAAGGTTCCGGAGAGCTTGCAGACAAGCTGAAAGAAGCAGCTGACAAGACCGGAGAAGTGAAAACAACGGATGAAACCGTCAATATGTTTGCGGAACCCGTTAAAGTAGATGAGCATAAAGTAAGTGAAGTACCTAATTATGGTACGGGATTTGCTCCATACTTCCTGTCCCTTGGCTTGTTTGTCGGAGCGTTGATTTCGTCAATCGTTATGCCAATCTATGAAACATCTGTGGCAGATGCGTCCAGAATGAACCGGTTCGTCAGCCGTACACTGTCATTTGCAGGCATGGGTCTTATACAAGCGCTGCTAGCTGTCGTACTTGTTCTGTACGGATTGAATCTAGAAGTTCAAAATGTACCATTGTTCTATCTGTTTGCTATCATTACAAGTTTGTCTTACATGTTCCTGGTTCAAGCCTTCGTTACTTGGCTTGATATGCCTGGACGGTTCGTTGTCATCGTCATTCTCATTTTCCAACTTACGACGAGTGCAGGAACCTTCCCTCTTGAATTAATTCCAGACTGGATGAAGGTTCTGAATCCGCTGCTGCCGATGACGTACAGTGTAGATGGATTTAAAGCTGTTATATCGACAGGAGATACAGGACACATGTGGGGAAGCGCCGGAGTACTGGGAATCTTCGGTGGTGTATTCCTGATCTTGACGGCCGTTTATTTCTTAACGAACCGTCATTTGAAAAAAGTGAAGTCGGAAACTCAGGCCCCGGCTACTGCATAA
- a CDS encoding helix-turn-helix domain-containing protein, translating into MNYGNRIAELREKRGWTQEELATTVGITRAALSHYEKNRRKPDFETLTRLADRFDVTIDYLIGRTKLEKMNMDPDVREFVDDLELSDHDLLERFNLTVDGRKLTEEEAKRFIAFVRMERMMK; encoded by the coding sequence ATGAATTACGGAAATCGAATAGCAGAATTACGGGAAAAGCGGGGCTGGACCCAGGAAGAATTAGCAACAACGGTGGGGATAACTCGTGCAGCTTTATCTCACTATGAAAAAAATCGTCGCAAGCCGGATTTTGAGACACTTACCCGTCTTGCTGACCGTTTTGATGTTACCATCGACTACTTGATTGGACGGACTAAGCTGGAGAAAATGAACATGGACCCCGACGTCCGTGAATTTGTCGACGACTTAGAATTGTCTGATCACGATCTGCTGGAGCGCTTTAATCTGACCGTAGATGGGCGGAAGCTGACGGAAGAAGAAGCCAAGCGCTTTATAGCTTTTGTAAGAATGGAACGTATGATGAAATAA
- a CDS encoding ABC transporter permease, with product MTDFFKLIANENMKIYSRVRTWVMIGILAAFNVLMPVLMYLTGASMDLWTSFTWTESFTFMLNTIFTVVIAADMVAGEFTWGTIKLLLIRPWSRGKILMSKFLALILFSLLGTMIVAVVGMLSSALLFSGESAISLSSEGAGMEASALLLLTDYIELFVIALIAFMISTAFRSSSLAIGLSMLMLFTKDLFGLLLNPEKYEWAKYILFLHIDLSDYIHSSVGPGGVGIGFSIAVLVGYCLIFALVSWWAFSKRDVSA from the coding sequence ATGACTGATTTTTTTAAGCTTATCGCCAATGAGAATATGAAGATATACAGCCGAGTCCGCACATGGGTGATGATCGGGATTCTGGCCGCTTTTAATGTGCTTATGCCCGTTCTCATGTACTTAACCGGAGCGTCAATGGATCTTTGGACATCCTTTACGTGGACAGAGAGTTTTACCTTTATGCTGAACACGATATTTACAGTAGTTATCGCCGCAGATATGGTGGCGGGGGAGTTTACGTGGGGCACAATCAAGCTCCTGTTAATCCGCCCTTGGAGCCGGGGAAAGATCTTAATGTCCAAATTTCTGGCTTTGATTCTATTCTCCCTGCTTGGGACGATGATCGTGGCGGTTGTTGGCATGTTATCGTCGGCGTTGTTATTCTCCGGTGAGTCTGCGATCTCCTTGAGTTCGGAAGGGGCCGGTATGGAAGCTTCGGCGCTCCTGCTACTGACCGATTACATTGAACTGTTCGTTATTGCGCTTATCGCTTTCATGATTTCCACCGCTTTTCGCTCCAGCAGTCTTGCTATCGGATTATCGATGCTCATGTTGTTTACGAAGGATTTGTTCGGCTTGTTGTTAAACCCCGAAAAATATGAGTGGGCGAAATATATTTTGTTTCTCCATATTGATCTCAGCGATTACATTCATTCATCTGTTGGGCCCGGCGGGGTCGGGATCGGATTCTCTATCGCTGTGTTAGTCGGGTATTGTTTAATATTTGCGCTTGTATCCTGGTGGGCTTTCTCCAAAAGAGATGTTTCCGCATGA
- a CDS encoding LCP family protein, giving the protein MSKKLKYTAWLLAFLLILVAGYGVYMYQLVKTTADHIYEERDPLPSLPANATADVKAQVKPREPVNPDRLDPFTVLVLGVDQRPNDRGRSDAMILLAVSPAKKSILMFNIPRDTRTTIVGHGTTDKINHAYAFGGVDMSIRTVEDFLNFPINYYIKVDMEGFSRIIDSLGGVDVMNTLQFDYAGYHFAKGEITLNGEEALAFSRMRYEDPRGDLGRNVRQKEILRELIDKALKISTVFKLEDILDEIGASVKTDISFEEMKTFMKDYRTKLEKIEQVEVKGYGEKINGIWYYMVEEEERNRMNALLKAHIQ; this is encoded by the coding sequence ATGTCTAAAAAATTGAAATATACTGCCTGGCTGCTAGCATTCCTTCTAATACTTGTTGCAGGGTACGGTGTATACATGTATCAATTGGTTAAGACAACGGCTGATCATATTTATGAAGAAAGGGATCCCTTACCTTCTCTTCCTGCTAATGCTACGGCTGATGTTAAGGCCCAGGTTAAACCAAGGGAACCGGTGAATCCTGATAGACTTGACCCATTTACCGTTCTAGTTCTTGGAGTCGACCAAAGACCCAATGATCGAGGGCGTTCAGATGCTATGATATTACTCGCGGTGAGCCCAGCCAAGAAATCCATATTGATGTTCAATATTCCGCGAGATACCCGTACAACTATCGTTGGACATGGAACTACTGACAAAATAAATCATGCATATGCTTTTGGCGGCGTGGATATGTCGATTCGCACGGTAGAGGATTTTTTGAATTTCCCAATAAATTATTACATTAAAGTCGATATGGAAGGATTTTCACGAATCATCGATTCCTTGGGGGGAGTTGATGTTATGAATACATTACAATTTGACTATGCAGGTTATCATTTTGCAAAAGGGGAAATAACCTTGAACGGGGAAGAAGCTCTTGCCTTTTCACGTATGAGATACGAGGATCCCAGAGGAGATTTGGGACGCAATGTGCGGCAGAAAGAAATATTGAGAGAGCTAATCGACAAAGCTTTAAAGATATCTACTGTTTTCAAGCTGGAAGATATTCTTGATGAAATAGGCGCAAGTGTTAAGACTGATATTTCATTTGAGGAAATGAAAACATTCATGAAGGATTATCGTACGAAGCTGGAAAAGATCGAGCAGGTAGAAGTTAAAGGCTACGGCGAAAAGATTAATGGGATTTGGTATTATATGGTCGAAGAAGAGGAAAGAAACAGGATGAATGCCTTGTTAAAAGCTCATATACAGTAA
- a CDS encoding bactofilin family protein encodes MKKSKRKKFSSAGTSTLISQGSHVEGALNCDADLRIDGKFNGTIESQGNVTIGESAVARSNISAKEVIIAGKVYGDIAAEGKLTITPTGQMHGDVIASSLIIMEGGVLNGASHMESPAAGIEPTKSALETVPMQRPEAG; translated from the coding sequence GTGAAAAAGTCTAAGAGAAAAAAGTTTTCATCTGCGGGCACTAGCACACTTATCAGTCAGGGCAGCCATGTTGAGGGTGCTCTGAACTGCGACGCAGATCTGAGGATCGATGGAAAATTTAATGGCACCATTGAAAGCCAGGGTAACGTGACCATCGGTGAGAGCGCAGTTGCACGCTCCAACATTTCAGCCAAAGAAGTGATCATAGCGGGTAAGGTGTACGGCGATATCGCAGCCGAGGGTAAGCTGACCATCACCCCAACCGGACAAATGCATGGTGATGTCATTGCTTCATCTCTTATTATTATGGAGGGCGGCGTTCTTAATGGGGCGAGTCACATGGAGAGTCCGGCGGCTGGCATTGAGCCTACCAAGTCAGCTCTTGAGACGGTACCCATGCAAAGACCCGAAGCAGGGTAA